The DNA window GATtgtagattattattttaattttaacgatgaAAACTTTCGCCCATAAAAATGATTGTTCGAGTAATAAAATCgtgaggggaaaaaaaaagaaaggaagaaggaggatgtagaaaaaaaaaataaataaataaataaaagaaaaagaaaaataaagactcACTCAAAATCATTGTAGAATAATTCCTTGAGCAAGTATCCAAGTATGCACATTTTTGATTTTGTTCTGGTCCCGTTCAAAATCTTGCGATCAAGTGTCACAGGAAATATTATCCAGCATAAgataattcgattttttttatcttatgaagatgaagaaatgcATCCATTCGTAAGGCCCACGGATTTGTCTGATCCAATCATGAACTTGATTCATGAAAGATTGAAACatgtcaaaagaaaattttcttgatCCTTCGAGTGTCAGACGATGTCTCTGTACTGAAGGTTTTCGTTTACGCTGGATGACTTGTAAATCTTTACATATCTCCTTTCCGTTtgctaataaataataacagctAAATAaagtacatatacacacacatatatatatatatatatatatatatatatatatatatgtattggaCTTTGATCGAAGGTCAAACAAAACAACTTAGATATGATTGTCAAACTTGAACGACTTCATCTCAAGTTaagcttcttttctttactttgcttttatttatcttatagaGAAAAACTATTGCTTAAAAAtgttctctatttatttataaacataaataaataaataaataaatatatatatatatatatatatatatatatatacatatatagtaaatGATTCATAGGAAGATTTCACTTTGACATTGAAAGTACAGACAGTGTCAAGTCTGATGTGACTAGAATGCATCTTCTTCCGTTATTCAAATCTCTCTGGCAATTTTCCCACTGATTTCGATCTCGACGATGAACACGTagtaggtacatacatatgcaccATTTTGCTTCAACAAGTTGCATACCTCTTCTTTAAATACgtacttcatttttttctctctacttctTATCAActtataattcaatatatatatatatatatatgaactattagttttattaaaagtgatataaatttaattaacatcaaaaaaagaaaaataaataaataaataaataaaataaaagaaagataatttaattaaatataatttcctCTAAGAATcacagataaaaatattttcttcatattatttgtaatacttgaaatcacaataacaaaaataggacttatactattataaatgcatatatgtatacatatatatatatatatatatatatatatatatatatatatacatatatttatgtatacatatatgtgtatgtacatatatatatatatacacataaattgttattaaataattaatatttaaaaatatcttagataaaaaaagatatgaaaaatgtttaaacaattcATAAAgtcatcttctttctcataaaaatattattgatctcTTGTGACCTATCATGTTCTTGATCAAATGGATCAACATCAAAGATCACAGTGACACGTAATTTGCTTTCATCGAAATAATACATACGCaagcacacatacacatccTTCGTATAAAATTAGAAACTTAAACGTCTCCTTGGCATTACACGATGACAGTCCACCCACgtaactttaaaaattttctttccctaAAGAAAATCCAAGGGACACCTATAATCACTATCAtcacatattaacaatagaatgtTGAAATAGATTATCGTCGATCATGAATGATcgttctgtctctttttaaaCGAGTGCGAACTTATGAGtggtacgtatgtatctaaaTACGTTCTTTACAACTGAGATTAGATGTCTTATACACTCTTACGTACATAcaatacctacatacatatatgcatatatatatatatatatatatatatatatatatgtatagttgaCATTGCAATGACGTTCAGGATCATCTACGGAGTGtcaacaaattttattctctcCAAATTTTATTACCTgtgatcgatagatcgaatcgaatcaaatgaaaatgatgatCACACGAATATAAtccataaatattttcaaatgtgaagattcaaggaaaaagaaaattggaaaaaattattattattactattattattattattattattatcaccaaAAGTCATTATTTTgtgtgagtatatatatatatatatatatatatatatatatatatatatgacgtgattaaaatgataaagactttcttttttcttaaaaaataattatttcttctacaataattttctttacttttttaataagCGATTTtacttagaaataaataaaaaaagaaaaaaaaaaagaaaaaaaaagaaaaaatcttcacctgttaaatatacaatttagaaataatttagaaaatcgTATTTATAGTATCATCCGTACGAAATTCTCGAAAGAATTACGCAATGCTACCTTACACTTGCTTCTTCAATTGCTAACCCTTGAACGCAACTTAGCCGGCATTTGGACTGTAACGAGAGGAACGTTCTATGTATTACATGCGATAACGATCGCACTGACTTTACATCGaggatctttctctctctctctctctttttctctctgtgtgtgtgtgtgtgtgtgtgtgtttaagGTATATGCATCTTCTACGAATATTATCACGCGTAATCTAACAAGTGTTATGATCGTGATACAGACTGCAcacatatcgatatttttcttcttttcgaatcaataaaaaaaaaaaacaaataaataaataaataaacaaaaaataaaaaaaaaaaaagtaaaaggaatagaaaattatatcgacAAACTCTCAAACTTCCCCTTCGATCCACACGAAGCAATGGATGATATGTGTGTCCTTAAAtcgaacaataaaagaaaataaaaaaaggaaaaggtagAAGGCTCGgaataattgtcaaaaaaaaaaaaaaaaaaaaaaaaaaagaaaaaaaaacaaaaaacacatTTACATTCGACGTACATAAAAAGCATTCGCGGCCAACGCTAAGGACTTCCGTAACATATTCGCAAATTGATAAATTACTGCACGTGTTTAAGTTCGACCATGAGGACCAATAACTTAACATACGTTTTAATATACACCTTCGTATCtcatagtattatttttaaataataacttaTATCTATGCGCTATATCAAATCCAGCTTTCTTTTAtcagttaattataattttccgatataaaaaaaaaaaatatatatatatatacatgcatacatacatagatacacacacatacgcacacgcacgcacatatatatatatatatatatatatatatatatatatatatatatatatatatcaaataatacagaaaaataaataaaaaaaaaaaaggaacgtgtACTCACATAAATTTAAGTTATAGTCAGCTACAAGCCGATTCACTCCGAAcacactttttctttatccgcAACGAGGAACGCACTCGAGCTTCCCACATTTTAACGTCGCATCGACCTACGTCGTCACACACACGACACTTTCAAGTCTTTCATAAATAGATCAATTAAATTTGCATTAGATGATAttgtgctttctttttttttatcattgataaacatttataaacgtttacatacttaaaataaagattaaatttgAAGAGGAAACTATTTTAgcggtaaatatatatatataaataatgtgaaTACACTTTGACGTTACGTTAATGTTAAAAATCAAACTTTCTTCGCGgcttttttcattgatatcaATTTGATTTCTTACGAGATAGATACGATCTTCGCGAACGGGAGACGCAATCCGACGGGTGCGGAGGGATAGTTGGCACTGAGAGATCTAACTATTTCAttcagagatagagagagagagagacagagagagaaacagagaaagagagagaaagaaagagagagagagagagagagagagagagaaagagtgagagaatcaCGTTGGTAGATCGCCgtgagagaaacgaagagacaCGACGAGACTGAAAGGGCCGCGCATGAAAACGGCGCTGAGCGATTACGCTGAGCGATTACTGGCCACAgccgatgataataatgatgatgatgatgatgatgatgacgatgacgatgatgatgatgacgataacaatgacgCTGAAGAGAGGAGTCTGTAGGTGGTACGAACCAAGCTAAATCGGAGCCAAGATGCATGAAACGTTTAATCCTAGaatgatttcttcttttctctctttcttctattatttttttttttttttgcatattttcttcttataatatatattatttagaaataattatatctaaaaataaacaaaacaataaatatgGTTAATACTatcattgtctctctctttctatatgcgtgtatatatatatacatagattgtataaataaaattatacatttacaaatataatatttattattgaattaattcaGGAAAAtatgctttcctttttttttttttaatccttatgAGTGATTTGATTCATCTTAGAACAAAAGGATCAATGATACTGATGCTATAGCCTTTAAACAGCTAACGAGACTCCAATTTAGGTGACGTTCGcccacgtacatatgtattatatatatgtgtatatatatatatatatatatatatatatacacacatacataatgataatacgctTAGATTTAAAGgcatatcttattttatatacttcgtAGTATGATCCTTGACATCCAAGTTTCTAATTTCTACAAGTATTTAACAAAgcaaatcattgaaataataattaaaagcatCGGTGTCTTCAATGAATAGATGTGTATGCGCGCGCtcgcatgtgtgtgtgtatatatatatatattattacatatgatTGTTACAATAATATTGCATCAAGTAAAAgaatcttatattttcttcttcttgctaTCTAATAATTCCTATTCGcataaatttaaaatcaataattttaacaaaattaacagaacgaatagtatttttttgttttgttttcgttatgtctgaaatacaataaaacaaattttgtttAACTTCTCtcatatatcaattattaatatgtatatggtATATTTTTGGATGTatcatataacaaaaaaacaaaatatatggGGGAAATTTGACCTTCTTCTCGATTATGAACACAATTTAAGCTCTAATATACGCACGTCAAATCGACGTCATCAGGAAATGTCTATACAAATACGCTGCAAAGTGCGTGATTAATGCGAAACGTTTCTgtacattaatataaatgttaccaCATGGTATCAACTTACATCGATATCTTTCTATCCATTATggctctcctttcctttttcctttttttttgtatatatatatatatatatatatatatatatatatttcttttttcttctctttttctttttttctttatttttttatttattttttttttctttttttttgtaactttcCACTCGCTACACTTGAAAAAATATGTCGTTCGCTTATGAGAATGCATTAAGCACGAATATACATGtagagaaatatttacaaGTTGCACTGgtgtataatgaaatttatataaaaagagtacaaaatatttaaaagtgtACTCTGATATTCCTTATCTCATTGCTTTCGAttcttatgataattaatatgataaaaaaaaaaaaaaaaaaaaaaaaaaaaactttatacTGTCTATAaagttgaattatttttttatctctttaaatATGATCGATTAAGTCAGAAATATCTTATTAGAAAATTGATTGGTATTTCAAAATCAGTCTAAAACTCTTTTCGTAGTATAGacaattaatatcgatactttgaaatatatatatacatataaagtatatatatatatttactttctctctgtaataatcttattcataattttaatacgaATTCGAAAAGACATCGACAGTGAATGAAAATGCATTATAGTTTAGGCTTATTAATTATACGTGTCAATgacattcattcattatttcattcgttcattcgttcattcgttcattcatttcttgtcttttttcttttcactttgaaCTTTTGTTCCatgaatatttgtatattgatTGCGTGGAGAAAGACTTCGATATAGCCGCGCCTttgataatttcattgataatagATGTGAAAAATCAGTCTCCTACATCAGAATCGCCATCTCCGATGGCATAAAGTATGTGAAAAGCGATTCCAAGGAGTGCAGTTCCTATTAGATCACCTGCAGCAGTTAAGTATGGAATCGCTGAACTATCAGGGTCCATACCTCTTGTCCACATCCAAACGACCATTAGTTGAGCaatgtacaataataaaactacctaaaatgatattatttatatttatatctgatttaatattaaattaattaaatgtgaATAACTTATCTATATACCTGTAATAATGCAACCGTTAAGTACGCGACAATAAATATAGGTGTAAAAGATGTATGGCCAGCTTGTAAATAACTTATGGTATAACTAAATATCAAATGGCCAGGTATAACCATCATTAATAGAACTCTAGCGGTCCTAGCATGTCCTCCTATCAATAAGAATGCGCGTTAAAtggttaataaataaattaatagtaatttacatatattatctttgataCCTTTAGCAAAAAACGCATGAAATGGACTTATACAAATGGTAGGCGCTACTTGGCTGCCAGCTCGAAAATCTTTATGTAACGACGTAGAAATTCTACTAGCTTGGACGGCAACAAGGTTCCCTCCGACTCCATTTATAACTAATTGAAAGACAGCTATTCCTTTATAACTGGATATCGTGTAATCTAATATCAGACCACCTAAGCTGAAATTGTTATGATTTCTAAATTTTCTTATGGATAAATATTGATTGATAAGGAACGACAAATATACCTGCTAATAAGCATAGCAGATATCACAGGTGTCCAACCATAATCCAATACTTCTTTAGTAAATGGATTTTTTGCTGCGACATAACCCCAAATAGGCGTTGCCACAATGCAGAAGAATATTAAAGTTGGTGCTATCCATGGAGCATTATCTGagatgataatttatattaggTTTCAATTAAGTGTTAGAATTTTtagttaattgttaattagtATCAATTAGTAACAAATAATGTGAACTGAAGCATTGAGATTTGTTTACCTATCGAATGATACAAGATAGAAGCGATCCATGAGAGGAGAGCTAGAGTGGTTAGATCTCCTAAAGAAGCTGCAATTGGTGTAGCCACATTATCAGGATTAATGTTCATGTGTCTTGAGAATAATATTACTGCGACCATTACAAGTCCCAAAAAGAAGCTCGCTACAGAAGCAGTAACCAAGGCACTAGCGCATAATAAAAGTCCATGATGCATATCAAAATGCGCTTCTGGTACCCAACCAAGTACAACAGCAGCCAATGACGCCAAAAGGCCTACCACCATGGCTTGACATTGTATCAAAGCCAAATTTCCAACGATCAATGTCCATTGTTGTTTTTTTGTATCCATATGACCTAAATTGGCCTGAGTTGACAAGCGAGAAGCCAATGTCATCTCCAAATTTCCTTTCAAACCTAACAATGCTGGAACTAATATATAAACTTCGGAAACAATTTGATAAACGGGCCAGTGCtgtaagataaaatattataattatgatattagcctatattaatatcaattatcttACTTTATTTACATACTTGAACAACATCTAATAAAAGGCTAGCCGCGACCATACCAAAACCAGCAAGTAGGAATGGTATAAACATTTGAATGGATATGGACCAAACATTGTCATCCTCTGTTGCAACTTGAACTTTCTGAGTGGTTaacttttttatatgattattaacaGATTCATTCTTAATAGAAGATCTTATTAATCTTTGCTTATCGCTTTCATCGCTCTCATCGTCAGAATTAATCTCCAATTCCATGGCGACATCGACAATGTCAGAACCAAGTAATTCTTCGCTACCAAGGCCAACCATTTTTTCGAATCCAAAATTTCCTTCTATGCTTTTACGGCGAACGTTGTTTTTTCGTATATCTCGTTTTCGAAGCTCGACATGACTCATTCTcgcttctttccttttcgaaaATTAACGAGTactaaaacaaacaaacaaacaatcgATAAATCggtaaataaaatcgatcctcgaataaaattatttgacatGCTTGGGGGATTTTTTTTCCACTCCACGTCAAAAAAACAATCAACtctaataatagatatattatactgCAATATTACTTGCAAAAATGAGATGACACGAATTGAACCACATAATTATGTTAACAAacaaaaacgagagaaaaaataacactATTGCAAAGAATCACACTCCCGTATTTAGcacttaaaaaatattttatcaaattaattaaattatgtaCGTTGTGATTAGTTTGGTGTAAGATGAGCGAGATAACAATGGCAATCATCGGTTGCTTTATCTATTGAGGACGATAGCGAAAATTCTTTAATAGTATACGCGTTACAGGCACATTCAAAGAATTTATCGTACTGTactaaaataaatttagaGAAGCACATTCGTTGCCAAAGTTTCCcgcctttttattttttcgctaATCTAGGTTAATGCactttatttcgaaaataacttTAACGTTTTCCAATGAAAATCTATTATCGgcttaattacttttttttttattttattttatttttttttttttatttttttctttttttttatgtaataaaaatacgatcgattatgacgaaaaaattatacgagTGTATCCGTTTGAAATTACATTCCTAATCAAGAAAACAATCGACAATCAATTTCTATGCACGTACTGACGAGgtcatattaacgattattttaagataattatttttaaaagaacaaTTGTCAAAGCGCCCAATTATTTGTCgacgataaattttatcgcGTTATAAATTAGCGCGGATGTTATTTCTCATTTAATCTCTTCATATAAATTAgttttgttattacaattgGTCTCTCTAAAAACGTTGGATGGCGAGATGTtgatcgaatcgatcgaaaacAAACATAAAtcgtaataagaaaaacactCGTACTTGGCTGTCGTtggagaacaataataaaaacataataaacaataattaaaaaaaaaaaaaaaaaaaaaaaaaaaaaaagaaatataaaaagacgataattattatcatcgagcACTCGTCCTGATATTGAAATACACCGGGTTATCTCAAATTCATGTATATGTGTCAAATTCTTCttctaatcgaataaaatgacacgtaaaaaagagaaagaaaaaacaacaaataaaaaacaatatatcacAGATGCGCACAAATTAAATGTAAACTTTGCGATAAATATGCGCTATtcgcaaaaatatttttctagacGATGCAAAAAATAACACTAGTTATTGGtgagaaaatgaatttatgtAATTAGAGGTTAAAcgtatcaattattataaacaaaatatggaattaatttttttaaataggttcaattataattttggCATTCATCGTATAtcctttgaaataaaaattagtcATTTTAATGAGAGAATAATGTAAGCCACGTAATCAAGTTATTCATTTACAGAGAGCAACATAACCTCAAAACTTAAAAGACCGACATACCTCGAACAAGCGATCAGATCTTTTAAGCTCTTGGCGCTTCTCCATCGGTCGTCGAGCATGGGGCTATGGTTCTGACACGAAGaggcgaaaaaaaaagggctcctttggagagggagaaaatggCGGGTCCTTccctatctatttctatctttatctctctgtctctctatttctctctctctcttcctcttcactATTTATGTCTCGTATTCGTGGCAATCGAAGAAGCAACGTCAATAATGATCGTTGTCGAATGGAGACGTTAACAGAGACTCACGCCGGCTTGACGACTTCTCACTGACACGCTCAATGACGCTTTTTCGATCGCATCCTTTCGCatcatctatgtatatatatggatatatatacatacgtgtatatatatatatatatacacacatattatctatatacataccgATTTCCTCGTACTATTTACGCATTCAGTACGTCGCacaaattcatttataatctATCCTAAATTACCTTCTAATTagacttttaaaataaaattgatttgaaaGTTTTTACCAACAGGGATCATTGTACGGTTTTAATATTCTCTACCTTACCGACGATGAAAGGATCGTTACGTTACCGACCTAATTGCGTTAATagtttgaagaaaataattctagaTGCCGCCTTCTTCAGCGCGGTCTTTACgtcattatttaaaaacaaaaacttaaTGTCGATTAAGCgtggttttatttttttttccctttctcttttttatattttctttaataaaaatttcat is part of the Vespa crabro chromosome 21, iyVesCrab1.2, whole genome shotgun sequence genome and encodes:
- the LOC124431308 gene encoding solute carrier family 41 member 1-like, encoding MSHVELRKRDIRKNNVRRKSIEGNFGFEKMVGLGSEELLGSDIVDVAMELEINSDDESDESDKQRLIRSSIKNESVNNHIKKLTTQKVQVATEDDNVWSISIQMFIPFLLAGFGMVAASLLLDVVQHWPVYQIVSEVYILVPALLGLKGNLEMTLASRLSTQANLGHMDTKKQQWTLIVGNLALIQCQAMVVGLLASLAAVVLGWVPEAHFDMHHGLLLCASALVTASVASFFLGLVMVAVILFSRHMNINPDNVATPIAASLGDLTTLALLSWIASILYHSIDNAPWIAPTLIFFCIVATPIWGYVAAKNPFTKEVLDYGWTPVISAMLISSLGGLILDYTISSYKGIAVFQLVINGVGGNLVAVQASRISTSLHKDFRAGSQVAPTICISPFHAFFAKGGHARTARVLLMMVIPGHLIFSYTISYLQAGHTSFTPIFIVAYLTVALLQVVLLLYIAQLMVVWMWTRGMDPDSSAIPYLTAAGDLIGTALLGIAFHILYAIGDGDSDVGD